In Osmerus mordax isolate fOsmMor3 chromosome 23, fOsmMor3.pri, whole genome shotgun sequence, one DNA window encodes the following:
- the LOC136967396 gene encoding uncharacterized protein, which yields MGPSKMVTLGLVVLLLWECVHVVEGRQSSSIRLDSHLKSVDVGDTVTLHCFYQITMSIHLSWYRQTLGDKPQLVSTMSKFGQQSRLHNKFEDNPRFSVHSGEGINNLRISNVQPSDSAMYFCCESFANKVEFADGVFLNVKGSNTNEVVQQPVSDSIQPGDSVTLNCTIPTETCAGEHSVYWFRHGSGESHPGILYTHGGKSDHCEKGPEAGSPTQSCVYNLPKRNLSLSDAGTYYCAVASCGEILFGNGTMLNIEESIPDLLLLVYFLGAALGILFMLIVVLTCFVFKINRKQCPHCRVSGSVSQTTRSISPEYRKGQDTENLHYAALNLKKKKTKPRRERDNVERDTVYSGVRD from the exons ATGGGACCTTCAAAGATGGTCACGCTGGGTTTGGTAGTTCTACTTCTCTGGGAATGCG TTCATGTGGTAGAGGGGAGACAGTCTTCATCCATACGTCTGGACAGTCATCTTAAGTCTGTCGATGTTGGAGACACGGTGACTCTGCACTGCTTCTACCAAATCACTATGTCAATCCACCTTTCTTGGTACCGACAAACCCTAGGAGATAAACCCCAGCTTGTATCTACCATGTCGAAGTTTGGACAACAATCTAGACTGCACAATAAGTTTGAGGACAATCCTCGCTTCTCTGTACACAGTGGTGAAGGAATAAATAACCTGAGGATCTCAAATGTCCAACCTTCAGATTCAGCCATGTACTTCTGTTGTGAATCCTTCGCAAATAAGGTGGAATTTGCTGATGGTGTCTTCCTTAATGTAAAAG GTTCCAATACCAACGAAGTTGTCCAGCAGCCAGTGTCTGATTCCATCCAGCCAGGAGACTCTGTAACTCTAAACTGTACAATACCCACTGAGACCTGTGCAGGAGAACACAGTGTCTATTGGTTCAGACATGGCTCAGGAGAATCCCATCCAGGAATCCTTTACACCCATGGAGGCAAGAGTGATCATTGTGAGAAGGGCCCTGAGGCTGGGTCTCCTACACAGAGCTGTGTCTACAACCTCCCGAAGAGGAACCTCAGCCTCTCTGATGCTGGGACTTACTACTGTGCTGTGGCCTCATGTGGGGAGATACTGTTTGGAAATGGGACCATGCTGAACATTGAAG AGAGCATTCCAGATTTGCTTCTCCTTGTGTACTTCTTGGGTGCAGCATTAGGAATCTTGTTCATGCTGATCGTCGTGTTGACCTGCTTTGTGTTTAAAATAAACAGGAAACAATGTCCTCACTGCAGAG TTTCTGGATCAGTCTCTCAGACAACACGTTCAATCTCTCCTGAATACAGAAAG GGCCAAGATACAGAAAACCTCCATTACGCTGCTCTGaatctgaagaagaagaaaaccaaacccagaagagagagagataacgtggagagagacacagtgtacTCTGGTGTTAGAGATTAG
- the LOC136967398 gene encoding uncharacterized protein, protein MTPSKMVTLGLVVLLLWEFHVVEGTQSSSIRPDSHLKSVDVGDTVTLHCSYKVSISMPQSWYRQTLGDKPKHVSTLLKVGQKCRLHNQFKDNPRFSVQGGEEQNHLRISNVQPSDSAMYFCCKSSEDMMEFADGVFLNVKGPGSNTKAVVQQPVSESIQPGDSVTLNCTIHSETCAGEHSVYWFRHGSGESYPGILYTHGGRSDQCEKSPEAGSPTQSCVYNLPKRNLSLSDAGTYYCAVASCGEILFGNGTMLDIEESIPKLLFLVYFLGAALGILFMLIVVLTCFVFKTNRKQCPHCRVSGSVSQTTRSISPEYREGQDAENLHYAALNLKKKKTKPRRERHNVERDTVYSGVRD, encoded by the exons ATGACACCTTCAAAGATGGTCACGCTGGGTTTGGTAGTTCTACTTCTCTGGGAAT TTCATGTGGTGGAGGGGACACAGTCTTCATCCATACGCCCGGACAGTCATCTTAAGTCTGTCGATGTTGGAGACACGGTGACTCTGCACTGCTCCTACAAAGTCTCTATTTCAATGCCCCAATCTTGGTACCGGCAAACCCTAGGAGATAAACCCAAGCATGTATCTACACTGTTGAAGGTTGGACAAAAATGTAGACTGCACAATCAGTTTAAGGACAATCCTCGCTTCTCTGTACAAGGTGGTGAAGAACAAAATCACCTGAGGATCTCAAATGTCCAACCTTCAGATTCAGCTATGTACTTTTGTTGTAAATCATCGGAAGATATGATGGAATTTGCTGATGGTGTCTTCCTTAATGTAAAAG GTCCAGGTTCCAATACCAAAGCAGTTGTCCAGCAGCCAGTGTCTGAGTCCATCCAGCCAGGAGACTCTGTTACTCTGAACTGTACAATACACAGTGAGACCTGTGCAGGAGAACACAGTGTCTATTGGTTCAGACATGGCTCAGGAGAATCCTATCCAGGAATCCTTTAcacccatggaggcaggagtgaTCAGTGTGAGAAGAGCCCTGAGGCTGGGTCTCCTACACAGAGCTGTGTCTACAACCTCCCCAAGAGGAACCTCAGCCTCTCTGATGCTGGGACTTACTACTGTGCTGTGGCCTCATGTGGAGAGATACTGTTTGGAAATGGGACCATGCTGGACATTGAAG AGAGCATCCCAAAACTGCTTTTCCTTGTGTACTTCTTGGGTGCAGCATTAGGAATCTTGTTCATGCTGATCGTTGTGTTGACCTGCTTTGTGTTTaaaacaaacaggaaacaaTGTCCTCACTGCAGAG TTTCTGGATCAGTCTCTCAGACAACACGCTCAATCTCTCCTGAATACAGAGAG GGCCAAGATGCAGAAAACCTCCATTATGCTGCTCTGaatctgaagaagaagaaaaccaaacccagaagagagagacataacgtggagagagacacagtgtacTCTGGTGTTAGAGATTAA
- the LOC136967399 gene encoding T cell receptor alpha chain MC.7.G5-like, giving the protein MRPSKMVTLGLVVLLLWELHVVEGTQSSSIRLDSHLKSVDVGDTVTLHCFYQITMSIHLSWYRQTLGDKPQLVSTMSKFGQQSRLHNKFEDNPRFSVHGGEGINNLRISNVQPSDSAMYFCCESFANKVEFADGVFLNVKGPGSNTNEVVQQPVSDSIQPGDSVTLNCTIPTETCAGEHSVYWFRHGSGESHPGILYSHGGRSDQCEKSPEAGSPTQSCVYNLHKRNLSLSDAGTYYCAVASCGEILFGNGTMLDIESRGEEQMRILVFLSIMRTGVLFCCLFIVIILCFIKKSS; this is encoded by the exons ATGAGACCTTCAAAGATGGTCACGCTGGGTTTGGTAGTTCTACTTCTCTGGGAAC TTCATGTGGTAGAGGGGACACAGTCTTCATCCATACGTCTGGACAGTCATCTTAAGTCTGTCGATGTTGGAGACACGGTGACTCTGCACTGCTTCTACCAAATCACTATGTCAATCCACCTTTCTTGGTACCGACAAACCCTAGGAGATAAACCCCAGCTTGTATCTACCATGTCGAAGTTTGGACAACAATCTAGACTGCACAATAAGTTTGAGGATAATCCTCGCTTCTCTGTACACGGTGGTGAAGGAATAAATAACCTGAGGATCTCAAATGTCCAACCTTCAGATTCAGCCATGTACTTCTGTTGTGAATCCTTCGCAAATAAGGTGGAGTTTGCTGATGGTGTCTTCCTTAATGTAAAAG GTCCAGGTTCCAATACCAACGAAGTTGTCCAGCAGCCAGTGTCTGATTCCATCCAGCCAGGAGACTCTGTAACTCTAAACTGTACAATACCCACTGAGACCTGTGCAGGAGAACACAGTGTCTATTGGTTCAGACATGGCTCAGGAGAATCCCATCCAGGAATCCTTTatagccatggaggcaggagtgaTCAGTGTGAGAAGAGCCCTGAGGCTGGGTCTCCTACACAGAGCTGTGTCTACAACCTCCACAAGAGGAACCTCAGCCTCTCTGATGCTGGGACTTACTACTGTGCTGTGGCCTCATGTGGGGAGATACTGTTTGGAAATGGGACCATGCTGGATATAGAGTCACGTGGTGAAGAACAGATGAGAATCCTGGTGTTTCTCTCCATCATGAGAACTGGAGTTCTCTTCTGCTGTCTGTTCATCGTTATCATCTTATGTTTCATAAAGAAATCCAGCTAA
- the LOC136967401 gene encoding uncharacterized protein yields MRIAAQREGDTGKGQEAGASGGRRMASVKAEAGAKAGAREAGETGGGNPLGAAQHPVAGEGGAAIHVVEGTQSSSIHPDSHLKSVDVGDTVTLHCFYKVTMSIHLSWYRQTLGDKPQLVSTLKFGQQSRLHNQFKDNPRFSVHCGENHLNISDVQPSDSAMYFCCESSENYGMMEFADGVFLNVKGSNTNEVVQQPVSESIQPGGSVTLNCTIHTETCPGEHSVYWFRHGSGESHPGILYTHGGKSDQCEKGPEAGSPTQSCVYNLHKRNLSLSDAGTYYCAVASCGKILFGNGTMLNIKGHIPDLPLLVYVLGAALGILFMLIVVLTCFVFKINRKQCPHCRVSRSVSQTTRSISPEYREGQDAENLHYAALNLKKKKTKPRRERDNVERDTVYSGVRD; encoded by the exons ATGAGGATAGcggcccagagggagggagacacagggaaaggccaggaggcaggagcGAGTGGGGGGAGGCGCATGGCCAGCGTGAAGGCAGAGGCAGGAGCCAAAGCTGGGGCAAGAGAGGCAGGCGAGACAGGGGGCGGGAACCCACTGGGCGCGGCTCAGCACCCGGTAGCAGGAGAGGGCGGAGCGGCGA TTCATGTGGTAGAGGGGACACAGTCTTCATCCATACATCCGGACAGTCATCTAAAGTCTGTCGATGTTGGAGACACGGTGACTCTGCACTGCTTCTACAAAGTCACTATGTCAATCCACCTTTCTTGGTACCGACAAACCCTAGGAGATAAACCCCAGCTTGTATCTACCCTGAAGTTTGGACAACAATCTAGACTGCACAATCAGTTTAAGGACAATCCTCGCTTCTCTGTACACTGTGGTGAAAATCACCTGAACATCTCAGATGTCCAACCTTCAGATTCAGCTATGTACTTTTGTTGTGAATCATCGGAAAATTATGGAATGATGGAATTTGCTGATGGTGTCTTCCTTAATGTAAAAG GTTCCAATACCAACGAAGTTGTCCAGCAGCCAGTGTCTGAGTCCATCCAGCCAGGAGGCTCTGTAACTCTGAACTGCACAATACACACTGAGACCTGTCCTGGAGAACACAGTGTCTATTGGTTCAGACATGGCTCTGGAGAATCCCATCCAGGAATCCTTTACACCCATGGAGGTAAGAGTGATCAGTGTGAGAAGGGCCCTGAGGCTGGGTCTCCTACACAGAGCTGTGTCTACAACCTCCACAAGAGGAACCTCAGCCTCTCTGATGCTGGGACTTACTACTGTGCTGTGGCCTCATGTGGGAAGATACTGTTTGGAAATGGGACCATGCTGAACATTAAAGGTCA CATTCCAGATTTGCCTCTCCTTGTGTACGTCTTGGGTGCAGCATTAGGAATCTTGTTCATGCTGATCGTCGTGTTAACATGCTTTGTGTTTAAAATAAACAGGAAACAATGTCCTCACTGCAGAG TTTCTAGATCAGTCTCTCAGACAACACGTTCAATCTCTCCTGAATACAGAGAG GGCCAAGATGCAGAAAACCTCCATTACGCTGCTCTGaatctgaagaagaagaaaaccaaacccagaagagagagagataacgtggagagagacacagtgtacTCTGGTGTTAGAGATTAA
- the LOC136967403 gene encoding uncharacterized protein — MRPSKMATLGLVVLLLWECVHVVEGTQSSSIRPDSHLKSVDVGDTVTLHCFYQVAMSMHLSWYRQTLGDKPKLVSTMSKSGQQSRLHNKFEDNLRFSVHGGEGVNHLRISDVRPSDSAMYFCCESFANNVEFADGVFLNVKGSNTKEVVQQPVSESIQPGDSVTLNCTIPTETCAGEHSVYWFRHGSGESHPGILYTHGGRSDQCEKSPEAGSPTQSCVYNLPKRNLSLSDAGTYYCAVFSCGEILFGNGTKLDIKTRGEDQMRILVLLSIVRTGVLFCCLFIVIIFCFIKKSS; from the exons ATGAGACCTTCAAAGATGGCCACGCTGGGTTTGGTAGTTCTACTTCTCTGGGAATGCG TTCATGTGGTAGAGGGGACACAGTCTTCATCCATACGTCCGGACAGTCATCTTAAGTCTGTCGATGTTGGAGACACGGTGACTCTGCACTGCTTCTACCAAGTCGCTATGTCAATGCACCTTTCTTGGTACCGACAAACCCTAGGAGATAAACCCAAGCTTGTATCTACCATGTCGAAGTCTGGACAACAATCTAGACTGCACAATAAGTTTGAGGACAATCTTCGCTTCTCTGTACACGGTGGTGAAGGAGTAAATCACCTGAGGATCTCAGATGTCCGACCTTCAGATTCAGCTATGTACTTCTGTTGTGAATCCTTCGCAAATAATGTGGAATTTGCTGATGGTGTCTTCCTTAATGTAAAAG GTTCCAATACCAAAGAAGTTGTCCAGCAGCCAGTGTCTGAGTCCATCCAGCCAGGAGACTCTGTTACTCTAAACTGTACAATACCCACTGAGACCTGTGCAGGAGAACACAGTGTCTATTGGTTCAGACATGGCTCAGGAGAATCCCATCCAGGAATCCTTTAcacccatggaggcaggagtgaTCAGTGTGAGAAGAGCCCTGAGGCTGGGTCTCCTACACAGAGCTGTGTCTACAACCTCCCCAAGAGGAACCTCAGCCTCTCTGATGCTGGGACTTACTACTGTGCTGTGTTCTCATGTGGGGAGATACTGTTTGGAAATGGGACCAAGCTGGATATAAAAACACGTGGTGAAGACCAGATGAGAATCCTGGTGCTTCTCTCCATCGTGAGAACTGGAGTTCTCTTCTGCTGTCTGTTCATCGTTATCATCTTCTGTTTCATAAAGAAATCCAGCTAA